A stretch of Mastacembelus armatus chromosome 1, fMasArm1.2, whole genome shotgun sequence DNA encodes these proteins:
- the LOC113127899 gene encoding uncharacterized protein LOC113127899 isoform X2 — protein MNVLTQRRQYRLICPTPLIKAAAGDRAVTECHVDPPVNLNNKTVEFSKVDPYKVLLVHRSGEVDPDHNSSRISLSDEDLKRGIVKLQISPVQLSDSGLYKIRIPQLKANCTFNLSVVKPEAPDRIEDDNNSTTTPPVENQPEDEKVHFSARGCYGLIGVGAVLGIIIIIIITFIILKHKQIQHFWNQLRGREDQRAEPVEEEHEMMELNREAPELV, from the exons GACAGTATCGGCTCATTTGCCCGACTCCACTGATCAAGGCTGCAGCAGGTGACAGGGCTGTTACTGAGTGTCATGTGGATCCTCCAGTCAACTTGAACAATAAGACAGTGGAGTTCAGTAAAGTCGACCCCTATAAGGTGCTCCTCGTCCATCGATCTGGAGAGGTTGATCCTgatcacaacagcagcaggataagTCTCAGTGATGAAGACCTGAAAAGAGGAATCGTGAAACTACAGATCTCCCCAGTGCAGCTGTCTGACAGTGGACTCTACAAGATCCGTATCCCACAACTGAAGGCCAACTGTACCTTTAACCTCAGTGTTG TAAAACCTGAGGCACCAGACAGGATAGAGGATGATAACAACAGTACGACAACACCTCCAGTGGAAAACCAGCCtg AGGATGAAAAGGTTCATTTCTCAGCCAGAGGATGTTATGGTCTCATTGGTGTTGGTGCTGTCCttggcatcatcatcatcatcatcatcaccttcatcatcctGAAACATAAACAGATCC AGCATTTCTGGAATCAgctcagaggaagagaggaccAAAGAGCAGAGCCAGTGGAAGAAGAACATGAAATGATGGAACTGAACAGGGAAGCACCTGAGCTGGTGTGA
- the LOC113127899 gene encoding uncharacterized protein LOC113127899 isoform X1 has translation MGVLLYSLLLIFPLTDAALGQYRLICPTPLIKAAAGDRAVTECHVDPPVNLNNKTVEFSKVDPYKVLLVHRSGEVDPDHNSSRISLSDEDLKRGIVKLQISPVQLSDSGLYKIRIPQLKANCTFNLSVVKPEAPDRIEDDNNSTTTPPVENQPEDEKVHFSARGCYGLIGVGAVLGIIIIIIITFIILKHKQIQHFWNQLRGREDQRAEPVEEEHEMMELNREAPELV, from the exons GACAGTATCGGCTCATTTGCCCGACTCCACTGATCAAGGCTGCAGCAGGTGACAGGGCTGTTACTGAGTGTCATGTGGATCCTCCAGTCAACTTGAACAATAAGACAGTGGAGTTCAGTAAAGTCGACCCCTATAAGGTGCTCCTCGTCCATCGATCTGGAGAGGTTGATCCTgatcacaacagcagcaggataagTCTCAGTGATGAAGACCTGAAAAGAGGAATCGTGAAACTACAGATCTCCCCAGTGCAGCTGTCTGACAGTGGACTCTACAAGATCCGTATCCCACAACTGAAGGCCAACTGTACCTTTAACCTCAGTGTTG TAAAACCTGAGGCACCAGACAGGATAGAGGATGATAACAACAGTACGACAACACCTCCAGTGGAAAACCAGCCtg AGGATGAAAAGGTTCATTTCTCAGCCAGAGGATGTTATGGTCTCATTGGTGTTGGTGCTGTCCttggcatcatcatcatcatcatcatcaccttcatcatcctGAAACATAAACAGATCC AGCATTTCTGGAATCAgctcagaggaagagaggaccAAAGAGCAGAGCCAGTGGAAGAAGAACATGAAATGATGGAACTGAACAGGGAAGCACCTGAGCTGGTGTGA